A single region of the Oceanotoga teriensis genome encodes:
- the rpsK gene encoding 30S ribosomal protein S11 — protein sequence MAKKGAKQKRKKLTVDKGVVHINSTFNNTIITLTDLSGNSILWSSGGNAGFKGTKKGTPYASQLAADKVAKEAMKLGVKRVDVTVKGPGSGRESAIRSLQAAGLTVEGIRDVTPIPHNGCRPKKKRF from the coding sequence ATGGCTAAAAAAGGAGCAAAGCAAAAAAGAAAAAAACTAACAGTCGATAAAGGCGTAGTTCATATAAATTCAACATTTAATAATACAATTATAACATTAACAGATTTAAGCGGAAATTCAATTTTATGGTCAAGTGGTGGAAATGCTGGATTTAAAGGAACAAAAAAAGGAACTCCATATGCATCACAGCTTGCAGCAGATAAAGTTGCAAAAGAAGCAATGAAATTAGGAGTTAAAAGAGTTGATGTTACAGTAAAAGGACCAGGATCAGGAAGAGAATCAGCTATAAGATCTTTACAAGCAGCTGGTCTTACAGTAGAAGGAATAAGAGATGTAACTCCTATACCACATAATGGTTGTAGACCAAAGAAGAAAAGATTTTAA
- a CDS encoding DNA-directed RNA polymerase subunit alpha has protein sequence MDILIKPEKFELIEQKEELNYNYARYELYPLEKGYAITIGNALRRVLLSSVPSLAITGMRIPGQLHEFDVAEGIKEDLLEVTLNLKKVQIKIDDLKNLSKITDTIPLTITKKGPGEIKAGDIQTPAGIEIANPEFTIAHFNSEKTIEIELFAEVGKGFIPSSELDHPTDVEYIFIDGVFSPVTKVNFLTENIRVGKRTDYDKLILDIWTKKNITPEEALKEATAILMEHFIFIAKLWKDTSIVEALEPVQDMGGAADESDKDDSEQNMFGLSSEIIETPIDNLDLTKRAKNCLKRERINTVGELFKKTPEELMKIKNFGRKSLDEIKKELEDKFQIDYEKLYEEERRSSN, from the coding sequence ATGGACATATTAATAAAACCTGAGAAATTTGAATTAATAGAACAAAAAGAAGAGCTGAACTATAATTATGCAAGATATGAATTATATCCATTAGAAAAGGGATATGCGATAACTATAGGTAATGCTTTAAGAAGAGTTTTATTATCATCTGTACCCTCTTTGGCTATAACTGGAATGAGAATTCCAGGGCAATTACACGAGTTTGATGTTGCTGAAGGCATAAAAGAAGACTTACTCGAAGTTACTTTAAATCTAAAAAAAGTTCAAATAAAAATAGATGACTTAAAAAATCTATCTAAGATTACAGATACTATTCCTTTAACTATAACTAAAAAAGGACCTGGAGAAATTAAAGCTGGAGATATACAAACACCAGCAGGTATAGAAATAGCCAATCCAGAATTTACAATAGCTCATTTCAATTCTGAAAAGACAATAGAAATAGAGTTATTTGCAGAAGTCGGAAAGGGATTTATACCATCTTCAGAATTAGACCATCCAACAGATGTAGAATATATATTTATAGATGGAGTATTTAGTCCAGTAACTAAAGTTAACTTTTTAACTGAAAATATTCGTGTAGGAAAGAGAACAGACTATGATAAATTAATATTAGATATTTGGACAAAGAAAAATATAACTCCAGAAGAAGCTTTAAAAGAAGCTACAGCAATATTAATGGAACATTTTATATTCATAGCAAAACTTTGGAAAGACACATCAATTGTTGAAGCGCTTGAACCTGTCCAGGATATGGGTGGAGCTGCTGATGAGTCTGATAAAGATGACTCAGAACAAAATATGTTTGGTCTTTCTTCAGAAATAATAGAAACTCCAATAGATAATCTTGATTTAACAAAAAGAGCTAAAAATTGTTTAAAACGTGAAAGAATAAATACTGTTGGAGAACTATTCAAAAAAACACCAGAAGAATTGATGAAAATCAAAAATTTTGGCAGAAAATCACTTGATGAAATAAAAAAAGAATTAGAAGATAAGTTCCAAATCGACTATGAAAAGTTATATGAGGAAGAAAGGAGGAGCTCTAACTAA
- the rho gene encoding transcription termination factor Rho produces MAKLNEMNRKDLYDFARKLQINNYSKMTKNELMFSILRKQTESIGYFFYEGVLEVLPDGYGFLRNVDNSLLQGPDDVYVSQSQIRRFNLFTGDVVAGQVRPPKEGEKFFALLRIEAINYQEPEKAKDRVSFENLTPEYPTKKMTLEYEKGPLSSRIVDMFSPIGFGQRGLIVSPPKAGKTTLLKDIANSIAKNHPETKRYVLLIDERPEEVTDIKDTVNANIIAAPFDMDPKNQIKVSEMTLNLVKRQVEFGHDVVILMDSLTRFARAYNLYVPSSGKLLSGGVDPAALTFPKKFFGAARKIREGGSLTIIATALVDTGSKMDEVIFEEFKGTGNMELILSRDIANERIFPAINIKQSGTRKEELLLNEEEMSNIFILRKLISDIGNKDSIEFIIKRLKEYESNKKIFEAINDKKFYG; encoded by the coding sequence ATGGCAAAATTAAATGAAATGAATAGAAAAGATTTATATGATTTTGCTAGAAAATTACAGATTAATAATTATTCAAAAATGACTAAAAATGAATTAATGTTTTCTATTCTTAGGAAACAAACTGAATCAATAGGATATTTTTTCTATGAAGGAGTACTTGAAGTTTTACCTGATGGGTATGGATTTTTAAGAAATGTTGATAATTCCTTATTACAAGGACCTGATGATGTTTATGTATCTCAATCTCAAATAAGAAGATTCAACTTATTTACAGGAGATGTTGTTGCGGGTCAAGTAAGACCTCCAAAAGAGGGAGAAAAATTCTTTGCTTTATTGAGAATAGAAGCGATAAATTATCAAGAACCTGAAAAAGCAAAAGATAGAGTATCATTTGAAAATCTAACACCTGAATATCCCACAAAAAAAATGACTTTAGAATATGAAAAAGGACCTTTAAGTTCAAGAATAGTTGATATGTTCTCTCCTATAGGCTTCGGACAAAGAGGATTAATAGTTTCCCCACCAAAGGCAGGAAAAACTACACTTTTAAAAGATATAGCGAATTCAATAGCAAAAAATCACCCCGAAACAAAAAGATATGTTTTACTTATAGATGAAAGGCCAGAAGAAGTTACCGATATAAAAGATACTGTAAATGCTAATATAATAGCAGCACCATTCGATATGGATCCAAAAAATCAAATTAAAGTTTCAGAAATGACTTTAAATCTTGTTAAAAGACAAGTTGAATTTGGACATGATGTAGTAATATTAATGGATAGCTTAACAAGATTTGCAAGAGCGTATAATTTATATGTTCCTTCAAGTGGAAAACTTCTAAGCGGTGGAGTAGATCCAGCAGCTTTAACTTTCCCAAAAAAATTTTTTGGTGCAGCAAGAAAAATAAGAGAAGGTGGAAGTTTAACAATAATTGCAACAGCACTTGTAGATACAGGATCTAAAATGGATGAAGTAATATTTGAAGAATTTAAAGGAACAGGTAATATGGAACTTATATTATCAAGAGATATTGCTAATGAAAGAATTTTCCCTGCTATAAATATTAAACAATCTGGTACGAGAAAAGAAGAACTATTACTCAATGAAGAAGAAATGAGTAATATTTTCATATTGAGAAAATTAATATCTGATATAGGAAATAAAGATTCCATAGAATTTATAATAAAAAGGTTAAAAGAATATGAAAGTAATAAAAAAATCTTTGAAGCTATAAATGATAAAAAATTTTATGGATAA
- the rpsD gene encoding 30S ribosomal protein S4, which produces MARYRGPLDKLSRREGFNLYLKGERSYTEKTAIAKRNYAPGQHGKNNKKMTQYGIQLRSKQALKRIYGVLEKQFRKYFEEADRKAGKTDEALMQILESRLDTVVFQMGFAVNRRTARQMIRHGHFLINGKRVDIPSYRLRAGDIVEIKEGSRTIQQVKEGMELAEKLNKSPVWLDVNKDQFKGTFTRLPSLEDMDVPVNLQDIIELYSK; this is translated from the coding sequence ATGGCAAGATATAGAGGGCCTCTTGATAAATTATCAAGACGTGAAGGTTTCAATTTATACTTAAAAGGCGAAAGAAGTTATACAGAAAAAACAGCTATTGCAAAAAGAAACTATGCTCCAGGACAACATGGAAAAAATAACAAAAAAATGACACAGTACGGAATACAGTTAAGATCTAAACAGGCATTAAAAAGAATCTATGGAGTATTAGAGAAACAATTTAGAAAATACTTTGAAGAAGCAGATAGAAAAGCTGGAAAAACAGATGAAGCTTTAATGCAAATTTTAGAATCAAGATTAGATACAGTTGTTTTCCAAATGGGATTTGCTGTAAATAGAAGAACAGCAAGACAAATGATTAGACATGGTCATTTTTTAATAAATGGTAAAAGGGTAGATATACCTTCATACAGATTAAGAGCTGGAGATATTGTTGAAATAAAAGAAGGAAGTAGAACAATACAACAGGTAAAAGAAGGTATGGAATTAGCTGAAAAGCTTAATAAATCACCAGTTTGGTTAGATGTAAATAAAGATCAATTTAAAGGAACATTTACAAGACTTCCAAGTCTTGAAGATATGGATGTACCTGTAAATCTACAGGATATTATCGAGCTTTATTCTAAGTAA
- the rplQ gene encoding 50S ribosomal protein L17: MRHRVKTKKLNRYASHRKALIKNLARSVFESGSIITTTTKAKVARSAVEKILTKAKKANSAETKEQKMALSREINKNFNDRKLTAKIVNEIAPKYMDRNGGYTRVLKIGQRRGDASEMSILQLLPVEEK; this comes from the coding sequence ATGAGACATAGAGTAAAGACAAAAAAACTCAATAGATATGCTTCACATAGAAAGGCTTTGATCAAAAATTTAGCAAGAAGTGTATTTGAATCAGGAAGTATAATAACAACAACAACAAAAGCTAAGGTTGCGAGATCAGCTGTAGAAAAAATCTTAACTAAGGCAAAAAAAGCGAACTCCGCTGAAACAAAAGAACAAAAAATGGCTTTAAGTAGAGAAATAAATAAAAATTTCAATGATAGAAAATTAACAGCAAAAATAGTAAATGAAATTGCTCCAAAGTATATGGACAGAAACGGTGGATATACAAGAGTATTAAAGATAGGACAAAGAAGAGGAGACGCTTCTGAAATGTCAATTCTTCAATTATTACCAGTTGAAGAAAAATAA